AAGTGATATTGTTATATTTTGCAATCCCATTCATAACTTCGCTTATTGTTCCGTCACCGCCGACTGCAATAATGACTTTTTGCTCATTATTCCCCTCAGCAATTTGTGCAGCCAGCTGGATTGCATGACCAAGGTGTTCTGTAAAGAAAGCCAAGTAAGGAATCTTATCATCCATTAGTTTTGTTTCAACTTTTCCCCAGACCTTTAAACTGTAGCCATTTCTAGCCTTTGGATTGATAATAAAATAGATTTGTTTCATAGAACCAACCTTTACCTTGTTAATTTATTTCTATTCTAATAGGTATATTGATTTTGGCTCGTATTTTGGTGTTTTATCAAGATGTGTTTGGTATAAAACTACCTCGTTTATATTAAACAGGAGTGGTTCTGACTGAAGATCCATCCACACTTCTAAGAGTTCTTTATGAAAGCGTTGATCTCCCTTCCACTTTCGGGCAAGGGTAATATGAGGTTTAAATTGTCTAGTTTCAAGTTGAAAACCTGCTTCTGTACAGGCCGTAAACACTTTATTCCTCACGGCCTCAAGCGCAGTACTTTCTTTTGTGTCCAGCCAAAAAATACGAGGTGCATCTTCTTTTCCGAAGATTCCCAGCTTGTTCATTTCTAAATGAAATCCGTTACTCCCTATTAATGCTAAGTTAACATTATCGATTGCATTGGACAGTTTTTCAGAAGGTGCATTGCCTAGAAAAGCTAATGTAATATGCAAATCTTCATGATGAACCCAGGTGCTGAAAGGGAGGATTTGTTTTAACTTATCGCATTTTTCTTTTATGAGTAATTTTATTTCTTCTGGAATTTTTACGGCAAAGAAAAAATGTGTTTGCTGCATAATACTTATCATTCCTTTTCTTATTTTAGACTATTTTTTACAAGATGTATGTATTTTATCGCTTCATACAAAAGAAAAACGTGCACCCAACAGTGCACGCTCTCATTCTAATAGACTTTATTCACAAGTAGACCACATTGTTTTTCAATTTCTTTTTCAAATAATCCTTGTAACTTTTGAGTGATTGGTCCCGGGACACCTGCTCTAATCTTCTTTCCTTCAATTTCAATTACCGGCATAACTTCAGATGTTGTACTAGATAAGAATACTTCTTCTGCTTCTTCCAGTTCAGCCAAAGAAAATGTCCGTTCCTGCACTTGGATATTATTCTTTATACAGAGTTCCAAAATAACATCTTTTGTTATTCCTTTTAATATTAAGTTGTTTGATTCATGGGTTATCACCATCCCATTTTTCACGATAAAGATATTTGATGAGCTGCCTTCTGTGACATCATCCCCGCGATGCTGAATGGCTTCGAAACAGCCCTGCTCACTGGCTTTTTGTTTTGCTAATAGATTCCCAAGTAAATTTAAGCTCTTTATATCACAGCGAAGCCAGCGAATATCCTCTGTCAAAATTGCCTTTACGCCAGATTTCAGACTTTCCAGCGGTCTTACTCCCTTTATGGTATAAGCAACAAGTGTTGGTACTACATTTCCAGTTGGAAATACATGATTTCGAGGAGCAATCCCCCTCGTTACTTGCATATAGATATTTCCTGTTTCAAGATTGTTTTTAATAAGGAGTTCCTCTAACATTTCTGATAATTGGAGACTCGTAAATGGGATAGTAATTCCTATGCTCTCAGCACTTTTCACAAATCTCTCTAAATGTTCATCTATTGTAAACATTTTTCCGTTATAGATACGAATTACTTCGTACACACCATCACCAAACTGATATCCACGGTCTTCTACATCAACCTTGGCTTCTGAACGATCAATTATTTCCCCATTAAGTAAAGCAAATTCCATCTGTTCATTCCCCTTTTTCATTCGGCTTAATTAAAGTCGTCTGTTGATTTGGCTCCAGGTGCTTCGCTTTCCGCGGGTACTAACCGCCTCCTCGGCGCTTAAGCGCCTGTGGGGTCTCCCCAGCCCCGCCCTCCCGCAGGACATTGAATTACATCCTCGAATCCGCCCACGCACGAAGAAAATGTGATAGCATTTTCGAGGAGTCTCGTACCTTCCGCTCCAATCATCTTAGTTTACTGTTACTGAGCCAATTCATATATTGCTTGTGCATATATAGCGGTGGCTTTTAATAGATCATCGATTTCAATATATTCATCTTTTTGGTGGGCAATGTCTGGTCTTCCTGGAAATAAGGGGCCGAATGCCACGCCTGATTTTAATGAACGTGCGTACGTACCGCCGCCAATCGCTATTAAATATGACTTTTCTCCCGTCTGTTCTTCATATACCTTTTTCAAGGTTTGAATTAAGAATTCATTTTCATCTACATAATGCGGCTTTGTATCTTTGAACTTATTAATCGCAAAGCCGTTTACCTCTAAAAGTTCATCCAGCTTTTTCTTCGTTTCATCGAATTTATTTGTAACTGAGTATCTGCAGGTCAACCCTACACTGCCACCTGATTGACGAGAATATGAAAGTTTCCCAGGATTGATTGTTAATTCACCTGAAACTTCATCAGAGTATGCGACACCAAGGCTCACCCCTCTGGAATCATTAAAGAAATAGCGGGAAACGAATTTGAAATAATCTGAAGCTGATGGATTTAAATCTAGTTTTGAAAGAAACTCTCCTAAAAATAACCCCGCATTAATTCCCTTCTTAGGCTCCATTCCATGTGCAGATACCCCCTTAACCTCTAGAATTAACTCTCCGTTTTCTACATGTGATTGGTGTTCCAATTCATGTTTCTTCATGAAATCTGTGAATCTCTGTACAACATCCATTTGATTTCCAATGATGTTTAGTGTCACCGTGGCATGGTCAGGAACCATGTTATACCGTTTTCCGGAGGTAAAGCTTAGAACTTCAATATTACCTTTTCCCTCTTCCTCAACAGGCAGTTTCTGAACGATATCAATATCGGCAATCCCTTTTTCAGCATTTATAATTGGAAAGTCAGCATCAGGTGCAAAACCTAGAGTAGGCATTTCTTCATTCTCAAAATAGTGATCTACACATCTCCAGTCGCTTTCTTCATCGGTTCCGACAATCATTCTGATACGCTTATTTACAGGCAGTCCGAGTTCCTTGACTATTTTCATTGCGTAATAGGCAGCCATTGTTGGCCCCTTATCATCAACGGCACCACGAGCAAATATTTTACCTTCACGAATTTCAGCAGCAAAAGGGTCACTCGTCCAGCCATCACCTTCTGGGACTACATCAACATGACATAAGATACCTAGTAATTCCTCCCCTTCTCCAAATTCTAGATGGCCCGCTAAGTTTCCAACATTCTTCGGAATAAACCCATCCTTTTCACCAAGAGAGAGCATAAAATCTAATGCTTCTTTTACACCTTTTCCAAGAGGAGCATCTGGAAAAGTATTTTCTTCATCTAATAGACTCTTTATATGTAATAAATTCTGGGTGTCTTTTAACAAGTCATCTTTTCTTTTTTCTACTTCAGCCATCCAATTAATCTTCGACAATTCTTTTATCCCCCTAATACCTGGATTTGTTATTTATATCCATGCAGATATTTTATCAATAATCACTAAAAAAACGAAATAATATCCGTAATGGGCTATACGATAAATTTACTAAAAATTCAATTAATTTGTCATAATCTTAACATTTATAACCATAGACTATAGTAAGAATCATGCAAAGGGGGAGAAAAACCGAACGATAATTGTTAAGATAAGATGATTTTTATGTAAAATATTCTCTAATGGTGGAAATTTTCAGAAATTACGGGTACAATATATGTAAGTCATCAGGGTATCCACTGCAACTATCTATTAATAAAAGGAGTTGTCTGCGGAAAGAAAATTACATACTAATCAAAGAGGCTGTCGGTAGCAGGATATTGCCATAGGTTTGAAAAAAGGATAGGGAGTGGTTTTTTGAAACCTTCGACTAACCGGATGTTAAACCGCATCAAATGCATCTACATGTTTATTCGTAATAAAGGCACAGTCACGACGCAAGAACTTGTAGAGGAATTTGGTATCACTCCTCGCACCATACAACGAGATTTAAATGTCTTAGCCTATAATGACTTGGTAATAAGCCCAAGCCGCGGAAAATGGACGACAACACAAAAGAAAGTAAAGATGTCTTCGTAATATATGGATAAACAAACAATAAAAGCAAACAAGCACGCGAATATTTCGTGTGTTTGTTTGCTTTTTTTTATAAAATAAGGTTGAATATCTATTATTATATGATATATTAGTATAACGCTTTAGCGCTTAAAAGCGTTTATGCAAGTGAGTAATAATTTAATAATAAAGGCAGGACAACATGGAAAATAATCAGCATGAACTAAAAAAAGGATTACTGCCAAGGCATGTACAGTTTATTGCATTAGCTGGCATGATTGGCACAGGAATTTTTAAAGGTAGTTCAGATACGTTAAGTATTGCGGGACCTAGTGTTATCTTCACATATCTAATCGGCGGACTATTATTGTTCATTGTAATGGCTGCTTTAGGCGAGATGGCCATCGCTTTTCCTAATCACAATGTACAATTGCTTCTTTACAGAGCATTTGGATTTAAGCTTTCTTTTTTAACTGGTTGGCTTTATTGGATAAACTGGATCATTGTTATTATCGTTGAATTATTGGCAGCGGGAAGTTTTCTGCAATTTTGGTATCCTTCTATGCCACTTTGGTTTCTTAGTTTGATATGTGCAGCGGTTATTATTGCCATCAATTTATTCCCTGTAAAATATTATGGAGAACTCGAGTTTTGGTTTGCAGGAATTAAAATAATCGCATTAGTTGCTTTTATCATATTAGGTGCTTTCATTATTTTTGGTATTTTGCCAAGCAATATTGAGGAACCTCTAGCAAACTATACCGCGCATGGCGGGTTTTTCCCCCATGGAGTGAGCGGAATGCTTAGTGCCTTTTTAGTTGTTATGTTTTCTTATGGCGGGGCTGAGTTAATCGGGGTTGCCGTAACAGAGACTAAAGACGCAGAGCGAGTCATGCCAAGTATCATTAAAGGTGCAGTTTGGAGGGTAATAATTTTTTATATCTTCCCTATTTTAATTATTTGCGGTATTATGCCTTGGAATCAAGTTACTGGTCAAGACAGTCCATTCGTGCAGGTGTTTAACATTACTGGACTGCCAGGTGCAGCCCATGTAATGAATTTCATTCTATTAACTGCCGTACTTTCGGCTGCGAATTCGGGCATATATGCAACATCGAGAACACTATTTTCAATGGCAAAAAGCGGAGTAGCCCCTAAAGGATTGATGAAAACCTCTAGAAATGGAATACCCATCATTGGACTCATGATCACAACAATTTGTCTTTTAGTTGGTGTTTTCCTCGCTTACGTTAGTCCAAGCAATATCATCAGTTACCTTATGACCATCCCTGGTTTCACGATTATGATGGTTTGGATAGGGATTTGTTCAGCCCATTTAAAGCTGAGACCGCAGTATAAGGTTAAGCCTTCTTTTCAGGTTAAATGGTTTCCATTTACAACAGTCATCGCTATCTTAGCGTTAAGTCTAATCTTTATTGGGTTTATTTTAAATCCAAACAATTTAATTGGCTCAACCGTTTCCCTATTAATAGTTGGAATGCTAGTAGTCCTATCATTTATGGCTAAGAAAAAGTGATATCCGTTTTGGATATCACTTTTTTTGTTATTCATCCTCTTTAAAAAGCTCATGGAGAAATCTTTTTCTATTTTCCAAAAAATATTTTGTAATCGTATAATGGTCCGTATCTTCATAGCTGATTTTTGAAATTTGACCGTGGTCGAAGCTATAGATGTCTGCTTCTGGATACCCTAATAGAATTGGAGAATGAGTGGCGATGATGAACTGGGCATCTCCTTGTGTTTCAAGGTCATGGATGATTCTCAAGAGGGTTAATTGCCTTGCAGGAGATAATGCAGCCTCTGGTTCGTCTAACAGGTAAATAGCTTCCCCGCTAAATCGATTTAAAAATAGTGACAAAAAGGATTCTCCATGCGATTGTTGCAGCAACGATTTTCCACCATAATCCTTAAATCCATTCTCATCCACTTCATCAATATGGGTAGCAAAATGATAAAAAGATTCTGCACGTAAAAAGAAACCATTCGTTACTTTTGGCATCCAGGAGAGTCTAAGGTATTCAGTCAGTTCTGAATCAGATTCATAAACATCATAATTATTATTTCTACCGCCGCCCGCTGTGTTAAAGCCGCATTTGTCCGCTATTGCTTCTAATAAAGTAGATTTACCAGATCCATTTTCGCCTACAAAAAAGGTAACATTACTATTTAACCTGATTTCACTGAGGCTTGCAATTGATGGAATAGAAAAGGGATAGTGGTTAATGGTTGGAATTTTTTCTTTTAATAAAGAAACTTTTTTTAAAAACATAATACTCTCCTACTAGATAAAATCATTTCCTTTGAAAACCATTTTACACCATCGACACAAAAAAGCAGCCTTACTTTTTCGTAAGGCTGCTGCGAACTTTCTTTTTGGCTATGATTCGACATATGATAGCGATAAGTAATACAGTCATTTATTGCACAATATTTTTGCCATAAAAAATTTCGTCCATTTCCAGCTTTATTCTCTCGGTAATTTCAATTAGTTCTTCTGGATGTAAGGATTCTTTTTTATAGCCAAATAAATAGTTGTTTAAATCAAATTCCCGAAGCTTACATTTTGTATGAAAGATATTTTCTTGATACACATTTACGTCAATCATATCGAATAATTCGCCAACGTCCTCGGGAATATAATTTTGAATTGAGCTAATCTCATGATCGATAAATAATTTATATCCATCCTTATCTCTTGTAAAACCACGGACACGGTAATCAATCGTCATGACGTCTGTTTCAAACGAACGAATAAGATAATGCAGAGCTTTTAGTGGTGAAATTTCTCCGCAGGTTGATACATCAACGTCTGCCCTGAACGTACTAATTCCTTCATCCGGGTGATATTCAGGGTATGTATGAACCGTAATATGACTCTTATCTAGCTGCATGACGACCGATTCTGGCAGCGGTCCTGGTGACTCCTCAAAATGTTCTGAAGGGGCATTTTCAACAGGGCCCTCTGAGACAAGTAGCGTAACACTTGCACCTGCAGGTTCAAAATCTTGACTCGCTACATTTAACACATGTGCCCCAATAATGTCCGATACATGAGTTAATATCTTTTGTAATCTTTCGGCGCTGTATTGCTCATCAATATATTTTAAATACGCCTCACGCTCTTCCCTTGACCGGGTGTAACAAATATCGTACATATTAAAGCTTAACGATTTGGTCAAATTATTAAAACCATGTAATTCGATGGTTTCCTTTGGTGTCAGTTTCAAGTTGCTTCCCCCTTTGGATTTT
This Neobacillus sp. YX16 DNA region includes the following protein-coding sequences:
- the thpR gene encoding RNA 2',3'-cyclic phosphodiesterase, which gives rise to MQQTHFFFAVKIPEEIKLLIKEKCDKLKQILPFSTWVHHEDLHITLAFLGNAPSEKLSNAIDNVNLALIGSNGFHLEMNKLGIFGKEDAPRIFWLDTKESTALEAVRNKVFTACTEAGFQLETRQFKPHITLARKWKGDQRFHKELLEVWMDLQSEPLLFNINEVVLYQTHLDKTPKYEPKSIYLLE
- the dat gene encoding D-amino-acid transaminase, with product MEFALLNGEIIDRSEAKVDVEDRGYQFGDGVYEVIRIYNGKMFTIDEHLERFVKSAESIGITIPFTSLQLSEMLEELLIKNNLETGNIYMQVTRGIAPRNHVFPTGNVVPTLVAYTIKGVRPLESLKSGVKAILTEDIRWLRCDIKSLNLLGNLLAKQKASEQGCFEAIQHRGDDVTEGSSSNIFIVKNGMVITHESNNLILKGITKDVILELCIKNNIQVQERTFSLAELEEAEEVFLSSTTSEVMPVIEIEGKKIRAGVPGPITQKLQGLFEKEIEKQCGLLVNKVY
- the pepV gene encoding dipeptidase PepV, which codes for MSKINWMAEVEKRKDDLLKDTQNLLHIKSLLDEENTFPDAPLGKGVKEALDFMLSLGEKDGFIPKNVGNLAGHLEFGEGEELLGILCHVDVVPEGDGWTSDPFAAEIREGKIFARGAVDDKGPTMAAYYAMKIVKELGLPVNKRIRMIVGTDEESDWRCVDHYFENEEMPTLGFAPDADFPIINAEKGIADIDIVQKLPVEEEGKGNIEVLSFTSGKRYNMVPDHATVTLNIIGNQMDVVQRFTDFMKKHELEHQSHVENGELILEVKGVSAHGMEPKKGINAGLFLGEFLSKLDLNPSASDYFKFVSRYFFNDSRGVSLGVAYSDEVSGELTINPGKLSYSRQSGGSVGLTCRYSVTNKFDETKKKLDELLEVNGFAINKFKDTKPHYVDENEFLIQTLKKVYEEQTGEKSYLIAIGGGTYARSLKSGVAFGPLFPGRPDIAHQKDEYIEIDDLLKATAIYAQAIYELAQ
- a CDS encoding DeoR family transcriptional regulator; the protein is MKPSTNRMLNRIKCIYMFIRNKGTVTTQELVEEFGITPRTIQRDLNVLAYNDLVISPSRGKWTTTQKKVKMSS
- a CDS encoding amino acid permease, which translates into the protein MENNQHELKKGLLPRHVQFIALAGMIGTGIFKGSSDTLSIAGPSVIFTYLIGGLLLFIVMAALGEMAIAFPNHNVQLLLYRAFGFKLSFLTGWLYWINWIIVIIVELLAAGSFLQFWYPSMPLWFLSLICAAVIIAINLFPVKYYGELEFWFAGIKIIALVAFIILGAFIIFGILPSNIEEPLANYTAHGGFFPHGVSGMLSAFLVVMFSYGGAELIGVAVTETKDAERVMPSIIKGAVWRVIIFYIFPILIICGIMPWNQVTGQDSPFVQVFNITGLPGAAHVMNFILLTAVLSAANSGIYATSRTLFSMAKSGVAPKGLMKTSRNGIPIIGLMITTICLLVGVFLAYVSPSNIISYLMTIPGFTIMMVWIGICSAHLKLRPQYKVKPSFQVKWFPFTTVIAILALSLIFIGFILNPNNLIGSTVSLLIVGMLVVLSFMAKKK
- a CDS encoding AAA family ATPase, which translates into the protein MFLKKVSLLKEKIPTINHYPFSIPSIASLSEIRLNSNVTFFVGENGSGKSTLLEAIADKCGFNTAGGGRNNNYDVYESDSELTEYLRLSWMPKVTNGFFLRAESFYHFATHIDEVDENGFKDYGGKSLLQQSHGESFLSLFLNRFSGEAIYLLDEPEAALSPARQLTLLRIIHDLETQGDAQFIIATHSPILLGYPEADIYSFDHGQISKISYEDTDHYTITKYFLENRKRFLHELFKEDE
- the speD gene encoding adenosylmethionine decarboxylase; this translates as MKLTPKETIELHGFNNLTKSLSFNMYDICYTRSREEREAYLKYIDEQYSAERLQKILTHVSDIIGAHVLNVASQDFEPAGASVTLLVSEGPVENAPSEHFEESPGPLPESVVMQLDKSHITVHTYPEYHPDEGISTFRADVDVSTCGEISPLKALHYLIRSFETDVMTIDYRVRGFTRDKDGYKLFIDHEISSIQNYIPEDVGELFDMIDVNVYQENIFHTKCKLREFDLNNYLFGYKKESLHPEELIEITERIKLEMDEIFYGKNIVQ